From the genome of Homalodisca vitripennis isolate AUS2020 chromosome 8, UT_GWSS_2.1, whole genome shotgun sequence, one region includes:
- the LOC124368172 gene encoding uncharacterized protein LOC124368172 translates to MPNVGGPKQCRRSLLSSVVTSVLTYGISIWADALEVQETRRKSRIHLSTKRLESVQYLPHSIRRSAACVIAGMLPVRVLAEERRALYQRRKSSASSLDELRTEETAV, encoded by the coding sequence ATGCCTAACGTTGGAGGCCCAAAGCAGTGCAGAAGGAGCTTACTTTCGTCAGTTGTCACCTCGGTGCTGACTTATGGAATCTCCATCTGGGCGGATGCCCTTGAAGTCCAAGAGACAAGAAGAAAAAGTCGCATCCATCTATCGACTAAGCGCCTTGAGAGTGTCCAGTACCTTCCGCACAGTATCAGAAGAAGCGCGGCGTGCGTTATTGCCGGAATGCTGCCTGTCCGAGTGCTAGCCGAAGAAAGGCGAGCCCTCTATCAACGACGAAAATCATCTGCGTCGAGTCTTGATGAACTTAGGACCGAAGAAACGGCAGTATAG